Proteins encoded within one genomic window of Chelatococcus sp. HY11:
- a CDS encoding xanthine dehydrogenase family protein subunit M yields the protein MKPAVFDYVRAESVAHAAEVLAGAGGDGKVIAGGQSLMPMMNFRLVKPSVLVDINAIAGLDRVELVGSRIRVGALVRHFMTARDPLIAQRAPVVTAAMKHVAHLTVRNRGTFCGSVCHADPAAEMPMMTVMLDGEIHAVSTRGKRMIPINEFFAGSLVTSLEPDEVVTAIDLATMPPNMGFGFHEFARRHGDYALAAVAVLMRRENGRPRDVRIAVMGLGEMPSRIPTAETVIEGNELSDLTIARAVESLRAAVSPNTDLHASADYRRHLAGALAKRAIGDAWLRAREAEPA from the coding sequence GTGAAACCCGCCGTGTTTGACTATGTCAGGGCCGAGAGTGTCGCACATGCCGCTGAAGTGCTCGCGGGCGCAGGTGGTGACGGCAAGGTGATCGCCGGTGGGCAAAGCCTGATGCCTATGATGAACTTTCGCCTCGTAAAACCATCGGTACTGGTGGACATCAACGCGATTGCTGGCCTCGACCGGGTGGAGCTGGTCGGCTCCCGCATCCGCGTCGGAGCATTGGTGCGCCATTTCATGACGGCGCGCGATCCCCTGATCGCGCAACGCGCCCCCGTCGTCACTGCGGCGATGAAGCATGTCGCCCATCTGACGGTGCGAAATCGGGGCACATTCTGCGGCAGCGTCTGTCATGCCGATCCGGCCGCCGAGATGCCGATGATGACCGTGATGCTTGATGGGGAGATTCATGCCGTCTCGACTCGGGGAAAGCGGATGATCCCCATCAACGAATTCTTTGCCGGTTCGCTTGTCACGTCGCTAGAGCCGGACGAAGTCGTCACCGCCATCGACCTCGCGACCATGCCTCCAAACATGGGGTTCGGGTTCCACGAATTCGCCAGACGCCATGGTGACTACGCGCTGGCCGCGGTTGCCGTTCTGATGAGGCGAGAGAACGGAAGGCCGCGCGATGTGCGTATTGCAGTCATGGGCCTTGGCGAGATGCCGAGCCGCATCCCAACCGCGGAGACGGTCATCGAGGGCAACGAACTGTCCGACCTGACGATCGCTCGGGCCGTCGAGAGCTTGCGCGCTGCCGTATCGCCGAACACCGATCTGCATGCTTCGGCCGACTACCGACGACATCTTGCGGGAGCGCTCGCCAAAAGGGCGATCGGTGACGCCTGGTTGCGCGCCAGGGAGGCGGAGCCGGCATGA
- a CDS encoding N-acyl homoserine lactonase family protein: MKLHFLSGGRLRMRRSIYQPGAAKDETIEIPVFCTLIRHPQGNVLIDTGCSPQAAADPEGRWGGLARIMTPIFDTDDTVVPQLARLGLQPSDIDIVVCSHLHPDHCGCNEAFRHAKIMCHAAELETAKAEGAAKQGYLPGEWDQPNGFTTFDGRHDLFDDGRIVLVPLPGHTPGTTGVLVQLDREGRFLLAVDAAPMRASLDGVLAKNNWNQEQAAASLVEIRRFEAEGATVIFGHDDAQWTALRKGQDFYE; this comes from the coding sequence ATGAAGCTTCACTTCCTTTCAGGCGGGCGCCTGCGCATGCGTCGTTCGATCTACCAGCCGGGCGCCGCCAAGGACGAGACGATCGAAATCCCGGTCTTCTGCACGCTGATCCGTCATCCGCAGGGCAACGTGCTCATCGACACCGGCTGCAGTCCGCAGGCCGCGGCCGATCCGGAAGGGCGTTGGGGCGGCTTGGCTCGGATCATGACGCCGATCTTCGACACCGATGACACGGTCGTTCCGCAGCTTGCTCGACTCGGCCTCCAGCCGAGTGACATCGACATCGTCGTTTGCTCCCACCTCCACCCCGATCACTGCGGCTGCAACGAGGCCTTCCGCCACGCGAAGATCATGTGCCATGCCGCCGAGCTCGAAACGGCCAAGGCCGAGGGAGCAGCCAAGCAAGGCTATCTCCCCGGGGAATGGGACCAGCCAAACGGCTTCACAACGTTTGACGGGCGACACGACCTTTTTGACGATGGCCGGATCGTGCTTGTCCCGCTTCCCGGTCACACACCGGGAACGACGGGCGTTCTCGTGCAACTCGACCGTGAAGGGCGCTTCCTTCTCGCGGTCGACGCGGCTCCGATGCGCGCCTCGCTTGACGGCGTATTGGCGAAGAACAACTGGAACCAAGAGCAAGCAGCCGCATCACTTGTTGAAATCAGGCGCTTCGAAGCAGAAGGCGCCACCGTGATCTTCGGTCACGACGACGCGCAATGGACAGCGCTGCGCAAAGGCCAGGACTTCTACGAATGA
- a CDS encoding xanthine dehydrogenase family protein molybdopterin-binding subunit: MTQVNASVELRPKLVGARIKRTEDPRLLSGNGRYVDDITPKGTLHVALCRSDQPHATIRSIALGDVFDVPGVVAVFDASDLEPDLSPAIPTSKMKNYYATPIWPLARGKVRYVGEPVIAVVADSRYAAEDAVERIVIEYEPLPFAIRQVDAAAPDAPLLHEEAGTNVIVSREFQRGEVDEVFAQAHLTVRARFRMTRKTAVAMETRSYLAEWGRRKQALTLHSSTNIPGIIRDVLSRCLDLPGNRMRVVAPDVGGSFGGKGSLYHEELLVCVLARKLDRPIKFVSDRLEDLTATSQAFDELIDAELAVDEEGHLLGLRADVIGDIGAYSIYPWTGALEPVQVVSFLPGPYRMTAYRGRVRGVLTPKPPTGPYRGVGRPSSTFAMERLVDMAARKLKLDPADIRRRNLVNADEFPYRTGSGIIWDRSAFQECLQAACDHADYPALVRERDKARAQGRLVGIGFASYAELTGIGSRIAVAPGMPINTGVETAKITIDATGAITADFGISSHGQGLETTLAQVIADELGCRMEDIEVRHGDSALVPMGTGTYASRSAVLAGGAATKSSHVVKAKVLKAAAHLMEVPVEDLEASQGVVRSRSSNRTLTFKEIAHAVYAEMGRIPHDQREDLVATQSYDPYFGTACSSTHLAMVEIDPETFGVTVKRFVVAEDCGRIINPMIVDGQVHGAVAQGIGAALLEEVVHDDHGQCVTASLADYLAPVASIIPPIGIVHVEAELPDTIGGFRGMGEGGTIGAPAAIANAVSDALSPLGIEIDTLPVTPDRIFRLVEAARAKNPPERTNI; encoded by the coding sequence ATGACCCAAGTCAATGCCTCGGTGGAGCTCCGGCCCAAGCTCGTCGGCGCGCGTATTAAGCGGACCGAGGACCCCCGCCTGTTGTCTGGTAATGGGCGCTATGTCGATGACATAACACCAAAAGGCACGCTTCACGTCGCCCTGTGTCGCAGCGACCAGCCGCATGCCACAATCCGGTCGATCGCTCTTGGCGACGTATTCGACGTCCCGGGCGTCGTCGCCGTCTTCGATGCCTCAGATCTGGAACCCGACCTGTCGCCGGCGATCCCGACCTCGAAGATGAAGAACTACTACGCGACCCCGATTTGGCCGCTCGCACGTGGCAAGGTGCGCTATGTCGGGGAACCCGTGATCGCGGTCGTGGCTGACAGTCGTTATGCGGCTGAAGATGCCGTCGAACGCATTGTCATCGAATACGAGCCATTGCCCTTTGCAATCCGGCAGGTCGATGCCGCCGCGCCGGACGCACCGCTCCTTCACGAAGAGGCTGGGACGAACGTCATCGTCTCTCGCGAGTTCCAGCGAGGTGAAGTCGACGAGGTCTTCGCCCAAGCCCATCTCACGGTGCGCGCACGCTTCCGGATGACACGCAAAACGGCGGTGGCGATGGAGACGCGCTCCTACCTCGCAGAATGGGGTCGTCGCAAGCAGGCGCTGACCCTCCACTCGTCGACCAATATTCCGGGAATCATCCGGGACGTTCTTTCTAGGTGCCTCGACTTGCCGGGCAATCGCATGCGCGTCGTGGCCCCGGATGTCGGCGGTAGCTTCGGCGGCAAGGGATCGCTTTATCACGAGGAGCTTCTGGTCTGCGTGCTCGCACGTAAACTCGACCGGCCGATTAAGTTCGTCAGCGATCGGCTTGAGGACTTGACGGCGACCAGCCAAGCTTTCGACGAACTAATAGACGCCGAGCTTGCCGTTGACGAAGAGGGTCATCTGCTGGGTCTGCGCGCTGACGTCATCGGCGATATCGGTGCCTATTCGATTTATCCGTGGACCGGTGCGCTCGAACCTGTCCAAGTCGTCAGTTTCCTGCCAGGCCCGTATCGCATGACGGCCTATCGCGGTCGGGTCCGGGGAGTTCTTACCCCCAAACCACCGACTGGCCCGTATCGTGGCGTCGGTCGTCCGTCCTCGACCTTCGCAATGGAACGCCTGGTCGATATGGCCGCACGAAAGCTGAAGCTCGATCCAGCAGACATTCGGCGGCGCAATCTGGTCAATGCCGACGAGTTCCCTTACCGGACGGGCTCCGGCATCATCTGGGATCGCTCCGCCTTTCAGGAGTGTCTGCAAGCTGCCTGCGATCACGCCGACTACCCGGCTTTGGTTCGCGAGCGCGATAAGGCCCGCGCCCAGGGCCGGTTGGTCGGCATCGGTTTCGCCAGTTATGCTGAATTGACGGGGATCGGTTCACGCATTGCGGTGGCTCCCGGCATGCCGATTAATACCGGCGTCGAGACCGCAAAGATCACGATCGACGCGACGGGTGCGATCACCGCCGACTTCGGTATTTCATCGCACGGCCAAGGCCTTGAGACGACGCTGGCGCAGGTCATTGCCGACGAACTCGGCTGTCGCATGGAGGATATCGAGGTCCGTCACGGGGATTCCGCGCTCGTTCCGATGGGCACCGGGACCTACGCCAGCCGTTCGGCCGTGCTTGCCGGCGGAGCTGCAACGAAATCGTCGCATGTCGTCAAGGCGAAGGTGCTTAAGGCCGCGGCTCACCTGATGGAGGTTCCCGTCGAGGATCTCGAGGCCTCGCAAGGCGTTGTAAGGTCGCGCTCATCCAACCGCACGCTGACCTTCAAAGAGATCGCCCACGCGGTGTACGCCGAGATGGGTCGCATCCCCCATGATCAGCGCGAGGACCTCGTCGCAACGCAGAGCTACGACCCGTATTTCGGAACCGCTTGCTCCTCGACGCATCTCGCGATGGTCGAGATAGACCCGGAGACATTCGGGGTAACGGTGAAGCGCTTCGTCGTCGCCGAGGATTGCGGCCGGATCATCAACCCGATGATCGTCGACGGTCAAGTCCACGGTGCTGTCGCCCAAGGCATTGGCGCCGCGCTACTCGAAGAGGTGGTGCATGACGACCACGGGCAGTGCGTAACTGCCAGCTTGGCCGACTACCTCGCGCCGGTTGCGTCAATCATTCCGCCGATCGGCATTGTCCATGTCGAAGCCGAACTGCCCGACACGATCGGCGGCTTCCGAGGCATGGGTGAAGGCGGAACCATCGGCGCTCCGGCTGCCATCGCCAACGCCGTATCCGACGCCCTATCTCCACTCGGCATCGAAATCGACACCCTTCCCGTCACGCCCGACCGGATCTTCCGACTGGTCGAGGCAGCCCGCGCGAAAAACCCTCCGGAAAGGACCAACATATGA
- a CDS encoding SDR family oxidoreductase, whose product MNSSLSGKVALVTGAGRDVGKAIALELAAQDAAVAVNYQSSADAAEQVVAEIRAAGGNAISCKADIATFSETKGMVDRIVSELGGIDIVVNNAGVAQRARFLETTPEQWKRHIDVGLLGTVNTSQAALPHMLAAGKGGRIISLGGDSSRIGEANLSMAAASRAATIALIKSLAREFGRYDVTCNAVTLGMIQSAHSDPAWLAENLPKMVKNYPLKRIGQPADVAPMVAFLASSDAAWITGQTISINGGFAML is encoded by the coding sequence ATGAATTCCTCTCTCTCGGGCAAAGTCGCCCTCGTGACCGGTGCCGGCCGTGACGTCGGCAAGGCGATTGCGCTGGAATTGGCCGCGCAGGACGCCGCGGTTGCGGTGAACTACCAATCGAGCGCCGACGCGGCCGAACAGGTTGTAGCGGAGATCAGAGCGGCCGGAGGCAACGCGATCAGCTGCAAGGCTGATATCGCTACCTTTTCCGAGACTAAAGGGATGGTCGATCGAATCGTGTCCGAACTGGGGGGCATCGACATCGTCGTCAACAATGCGGGTGTCGCCCAGCGCGCTCGCTTTCTGGAGACCACGCCCGAGCAGTGGAAGCGCCACATCGATGTCGGTCTGCTCGGCACGGTCAACACCTCCCAAGCCGCCTTGCCCCACATGCTCGCGGCCGGGAAAGGCGGTCGGATCATCTCGCTTGGTGGTGACTCGTCCCGTATCGGCGAGGCCAACCTGTCGATGGCTGCTGCCTCCCGCGCCGCCACGATCGCTCTGATCAAGTCTCTGGCACGCGAGTTCGGTCGCTACGACGTCACCTGCAACGCGGTCACGTTGGGCATGATTCAGTCCGCCCATTCGGATCCGGCATGGCTCGCGGAGAACCTGCCCAAGATGGTGAAGAATTACCCCCTGAAGCGAATTGGCCAGCCCGCTGACGTCGCGCCGATGGTGGCGTTCCTCGCCTCCTCCGATGCCGCATGGATCACTGGTCAGACAATCAGCATCAACGGCGGGTTCGCGATGCTTTGA
- a CDS encoding (2Fe-2S)-binding protein, with product MTVEQRKITITINGLRHSVTVEPRMLLSDMLRHELGLTGTHVGCEHGVCGACTILLDGRSARSCLTLAIQADGAEIETVEGQGTAEALGRVQQAFRDHHALQCGFCTPGFIMTITDILRNHALSGDDEIREALSGNICRCTGYEHIVAAVRELLREKDSRP from the coding sequence ATGACCGTCGAACAGCGCAAAATTACTATTACCATCAACGGGCTTCGTCACAGCGTGACGGTCGAGCCCCGCATGCTGCTGAGCGACATGCTACGCCACGAGCTCGGCCTGACGGGAACCCATGTCGGCTGCGAGCATGGCGTTTGTGGCGCCTGCACGATCCTCTTGGATGGGCGCAGCGCTCGCTCCTGCCTGACACTCGCCATCCAGGCCGATGGCGCAGAGATCGAGACGGTCGAGGGGCAAGGAACGGCTGAAGCGCTCGGCCGCGTTCAGCAAGCGTTCCGTGATCATCACGCCCTGCAGTGCGGCTTCTGCACACCCGGCTTCATCATGACGATCACCGATATCCTGCGGAACCACGCGCTGTCGGGCGATGACGAGATCCGCGAGGCGCTATCGGGAAACATCTGCCGCTGCACTGGCTACGAGCACATCGTCGCTGCAGTGCGCGAGTTGCTCCGTGAAAAGGACTCCAGGCCATGA